Part of the Drosophila kikkawai strain 14028-0561.14 chromosome 3L, DkikHiC1v2, whole genome shotgun sequence genome is shown below.
GTAGGAGTAGgcgaaggagaaggagaaggagaatcGCTTACTGGATCGGTTGTGTTGCTATCCAAAGGAGTGGAGCCCCACTCGTCGAAGCAGGATTCATAGGTGAATGGAGCTGGAAACATTTCTATAGAACATCCTGGGTCATGGTATCCCCTCCGTTCATGATTACACTGATCCAATATTGGAGTTTTAACTTTCTGGCTATCCCTACATACTGAGACTCTTTGCCCTTCCCATGAGTTGATCTGATTTTCAGGACATTCTCTTCGATCTGTTGGTTTAACATTTTCCTTTCGCAGTTTTGTGTATGTGGGAATAGGCTTTACACCTTCTCGGAGATCTTCCTTGGAATTTTCTTGGTAATACAATCTCAAATATTCCTGGTACATACGTTCATCTTCCTTGCGAGATTGACTTTTTGGAGGAACTACTTCCGTTTCTTGCTTTAAATTTTCTGGATACTGAAACTCGTTTTTCCACGGAATCTCTGGACTGGGTACCTTTCCCTGCTTTATATTTTCCCGACTCTCCACTATACGTAGACTTCCCTGATCCCTACTTTTTTTCTCCTGACTTTCCACCTTCGGCAACTTCTCCTGATTTCGCATTTTGTTCTTTTGCCGGTTGTTTTCATtcgttaatatttttccactcCTAATTGGACTTTTCCTTTTCTCCCTTGGACTCTCAAGGAAAGACGACGGCGACACCGTCAGCTTAGAACTTCTCTGTTGGCCGACCGTCCTACGATCCGGTGATACACTGACGCACCTATTACCGCAAATTTCCTGGGTATTAAGATCAGTGACCCGCCTCCGTGCGGTGCAGTAAGGTATACCATGCTCAATACCCCGGTTGAAGGCGATATTATAGCAGCAATCTGGTGCTCCATAGCTTGTGGGGTAATGGCAACAACAGTTACAGCAGCCACCACTCAGTCTGGCTGTGAGTTCTTTGCACCTAAGTTCACTTTGCCTGGGTTCCTCCTTGGGTTTGGGGTTTTCTGTTTTCAGATCTTTGGGAGGGGGTTTTCCGGGCTTAAGTTCTTTTTGAATGGAACTATTTGCTGGGGGTTTTCCGGGCTTAAGTGGAGGTTCTTTGGACGGAAGATCTTTTAGGGGAATTCTCTTTGGCAGTGGTTTTTGTGGAGTTAATTCTTTAGGCGGAAGTCCTTTTGGAGCGATTCTTTTTGGCGGAAGATCTTTTGGCAAAATTACCTTTATAGGTGGTTTTCTCGGATTGAGCTCTTTTAGAGGAAGTCCCTTTGACACGAATACCCTTGGCATGGGTTTTCTTCCAATGAGTTCTTTAGCTGGAAGTTGCCTTGGCTGAGGTTTTTTTGGCGGAAGTTCTTTAAGCGGAAGTTGCCTTGGCGGAAGTTCCTTTGGCGGAAGTTCTTTAGGTGGAAGTTTCCTTGGCGGAAGCTCCTTTGGCGGAAGTTTCCTTTGATAAAGTTCCTTCGACTTGATCTCTTTGGGAAATTCTTTAAGCGAAACCCCCTTTGGCGGTGGTTTTATTGGCGTGACGTCTATCCGCTTGACTTCTTGGGACGCGGGCTTCGGAAAACCATCTTTTGACGAAGGCCTTATTTCAACAGTTCGACAATGTGCCCTACATACTTTACCCGGACATGCACACCGTCCACCTCCACCCTGCTGTCTGACTATTGGCCGATTGGCTTTAAACCTCTCGGCCCAGGTCATTCGTCTTTcttccttcctttttttaaaaCTGTTATTAACTTCCTTCAAGCGATCTATTTCATGGTTAATCTGATGATTCAGGCTCTCCACCCGCTCCCGTGTGCGATGGATCTTCTCGATTTCATCCGACGAGGAGGTAGTACGGGCTGCAATCACAGAAGGATTTCGGTAGACCCTGCGGCCTTGTAGGTAAATCCTTTCGCTCGTCTGAATAGAAAAGCGTTCCTGCCGCTCCAGGACAATGCTGCCACCTGCGGGAGtagtttcatttttatatttattttttttatttattctctaCCTAAGATGGGTCGATTCTTGCTCTCCATAGAGTTTTCTTCGCCTGATTTGGAATCGGTGAGctcgtaaaaaatatatacgcaTCAAGAGCTTTCGATGTTTCCATATAGGGAGACGTTGAGTGTTTGCTTTCACTTTGATTAATTTTGACCAACAACTTGGATTGCtaatttggaaatatttaaaaatacatagtTCTTTTTATTAACCTTACTTATATTCCCACAAAGTAAACAAAACTGGGTTTGAAACAGTTGCTGCttagattatatattttactcgcattaaagaatattacaatcattttttgttttttgttaaattgaCATTGCTTAATGCCAGGGATTTTGGTACGCGTGTAGACTCGAACCCGAGTCGTGTGTATtgcaaacagaaaagaaatactaaacataaatttttaacaatttgtaatttttactaCAATAGAAACTACGTATAAGAACTGCTTTGGGCAATGCCATTTCAGAGCGAACACAAATACTATTATAGGCCAAGGACAAGGCCAAGGACATGGGATGAGAGCTTATGGCGTTACTCATCTTGCTATTATTAGGTCTTTGAAAGCAGGGGGACTACGATTGGAATTGCATAGCACTGGGCCTTGGTGGGGGCTTCCTAATCTCTAATCTATCCATACCTTTTATGGCTCTGAACCGCTGGCACTACTAAACTGGCTGCTAGAGAGCGGAGTGCTGACATCGCGACTCTCACCGTTGAGCAAATAAACCGGAACACGGCTGGTCACCAGCTCGAGGTTATGCGACGGCGATAAGAGGGCTCCAGTATCCTCCCCATCCTCCGGCTCGAGCATAGGAGCTGCAATAATCTCCAGTTCGTTGCCAACCTCGGGCACTAACTCCTGATCAAACTCGTATGCAGAAGgatctgttgttgtttttgtttgttcggGAACGGGAACGGGGTCGGGGACCGGCACTGGGTCCGGTTCTACTTCCGGTTCTTCATCTGGCGCTGGCTCAGGGTCTACAGAGGCTATAAAACCAACTTCGGTTACATCTTTCAATCCTGATTCCATAGCTGGACATGAAGTTTGCAGGTAGCTTTTCTTCAATTTATTCTTGATGTGCGTCCAGGCAGTTCTCTTTGTTTTCCTTCGCCGCCTTCGCTTTGGCTTTTTCTCCAGCTGCGGCTTATCTTCTTCGGTTGGGGATTGTGTCTCGCCATTCGCCTGATGAAGATCCTCTTGATGCTTCTGCAGCTGTTTTTCCAGCTCCTCGAGCAAATGCTGCAGCAGTTTTTCCTCCTCTGCCGCCGGATGTGACACTGGAGcaggctccagctcctgctgatTGTCCTCGTGCAGCTGTTGCTGTCGCTCCTTCTCATTTTCCGTCAGAGGATCCTGATTTTCCACAGGCTGTAGGTCATCCATTTGCTGTTGCTCAGCCAGATCATGTTGCTTCTTGGGTTCCTCCTGTTGGTTTTTCTGTGAAGGCTCTTCTTGGGGTGGCTGCCTTTGGTCATTGGGAACATCCGACGACTCGTGACCCTTGAGATTTATACGTTTCAGTCTTACAATGGGATACCTGTCCTTTGCCTTCGCGGATTCCTTGGCCCTGGGCGTTGGCTGTATAACCTTCAGTGCCTTTTCTTCCCTCAGCAACTTCCGCTGTTGCTTTTTGGACTGCTTCCGCTCCTCCTTCATCACATGATTGTCGATTCGCGTCATCTTCTCTTGCTTTATCATCAGCCGACGTTCTCGAATCTTCTCGCGCTGCTGGCTAAGCAGCTCATTGTATAACCTTACTTCGGCATCCGTTGGCCACTTGGATTTCTGGTGTCGGCTGGTGGTGGTTACGCTTTGAACATGGCAAGGACTACTGGAACTGTGCGTTGAGGCTGGCGGTGTGGGCAAGCCAACCTTCTTGTTATGGCTAGATGTGACCGGTTGTATCCGGGTGGGTGTACCACTAGAGGCGTTGCTGTTGGTGGGGGTTAAATGGTTATCGCAAATAGTTTGTTGGTTCTTGGCTTCCAGCTTGGCGAACATTCTCTCGCTGGCCTGAAAGTGCTCTGTAAATGTATAACTCTATTAGTAAGTTTTTGAGAGGGATCAGTGGAGATCCTCTTACCATTTCGCGCCTTCCGACGTATCAACTCTAGGTGTTCTGCCTTGGATGTTCTCCTCTGACGCTTGATCGAGGACTTCTTTGTTGCGGCGGCTAGTGCTGGCGAAGACGAACCCTTTGGGGCAGTGGCACCCAAATGCTGGGCACTAAAGGTAACCTGTTTCTTCAGAAGCGACGTCtcgctggtgttgctgctgcagttttGACTAGAAGATTGACGGCAGTGATACAGCGGTGTCCGCTGACCGCTGTCATCatcattgttgctgctgcttctgctcctaCTCGGGAAGAGGCATCTGTACGGGTCGAGATCCTGCTGCTCCGGCTGCTCCTCCGCCAACGTTTGTACACTTTGATCGACCAGATGCGGCGCTGTGGTGGACACCAAGTGTAGGCTATCCCTGCGGCAACTATAGCTATTAACTATGCGCGGTATTGTATAGGTGGCAGTAGGCGGTATCGGGGCTACTGTCCGCTCATAGGTGCGCAGGTTGCTGGGATATATGCGAGTGACATTGACGGAGTCATCCTGATTCCCAGCATCGTTTGAGTttgagttggagttggagatAATACCATCTACGCTTGCGGGCACATTAAAGTTTACAGAGAACATTTCCATCTCGTCGTCGGAATCTCGCAGATCCACTATCTCCACAGAGCTATCGATGCCGCTAAAGAGAGCATTAGCCCGCTTGCAGGGCTCCAAGTGGCGGGCATTCCGGCAAAGGTTTTGCAGAAAAGCAGGCGGATTATGCTGCGTCACAGGGGGTGCTGCTCCCATGACGGTACTCCACATTGGGCAACTATCCTCATCATCTGAACTGAGCACCTGTGGAGTGAGTTTTTACGAAAAAGATTTGATTAAAATGGTGATAATTCCGGGTCAAGGGAATCTATTAGGGTATATGGGACTCAGCTGAGGTTTTAGTCATTTTTGGGACAATGGAATAGAGCTGGCCAGTGTCTTCTTGCGCGACTAACTGCGCCGACAGAAGCTTTGGCTCTAGAGCGCTTATACCAATCAGACCTTTTACTAAGACATCATAGTTAATAAttgatgaaaatattttttccttgCTAAAACAAACCCTTCAGCTTCACTTACCACTTCGTTGGCTTGCGGCGGTCGGTTATCCATTCTGCTGGCAA
Proteins encoded:
- the LOC108072813 gene encoding uncharacterized protein, whose translation is MSCLCEPQQASGRRRNRRRNSGSAAEDDFDKVSIEANADDSESISTEPDTGLQQMDNNEPKDAEPAEFGHLVETRRKIREAIAALNDDDGFDKRMARLLAQFEGAIREEFERAQYSPPQCRQLARIIIGLTDIVHSMMQGRALQLDENYWQRICQIVGYYISCELCAAQASVEADKCIINRINTCLKLYVEHGEGGPGVHKEHVLRTLLAAPKLFNRASILSVLYSRLFPHWSMPSIMLQAELPDKLYIEYILIFYYWYRLEPDESLKERIVTFADKFMRPSESLTTRSMYAAYLPKITVQTTATRAILNYLRQNSCTSLHIASRMDNRPPQANEVVLSSDDEDSCPMWSTVMGAAPPVTQHNPPAFLQNLCRNARHLEPCKRANALFSGIDSSVEIVDLRDSDDEMEMFSVNFNVPASVDGIISNSNSNSNDAGNQDDSVNVTRIYPSNLRTYERTVAPIPPTATYTIPRIVNSYSCRRDSLHLVSTTAPHLVDQSVQTLAEEQPEQQDLDPYRCLFPSRSRSSSNNDDDSGQRTPLYHCRQSSSQNCSSNTSETSLLKKQVTFSAQHLGATAPKGSSSPALAAATKKSSIKRQRRTSKAEHLELIRRKARNEHFQASERMFAKLEAKNQQTICDNHLTPTNSNASSGTPTRIQPVTSSHNKKVGLPTPPASTHSSSSPCHVQSVTTTSRHQKSKWPTDAEVRLYNELLSQQREKIRERRLMIKQEKMTRIDNHVMKEERKQSKKQQRKLLREEKALKVIQPTPRAKESAKAKDRYPIVRLKRINLKGHESSDVPNDQRQPPQEEPSQKNQQEEPKKQHDLAEQQQMDDLQPVENQDPLTENEKERQQQLHEDNQQELEPAPVSHPAAEEEKLLQHLLEELEKQLQKHQEDLHQANGETQSPTEEDKPQLEKKPKRRRRRKTKRTAWTHIKNKLKKSYLQTSCPAMESGLKDVTEVGFIASVDPEPAPDEEPEVEPDPVPVPDPVPVPEQTKTTTDPSAYEFDQELVPEVGNELEIIAAPMLEPEDGEDTGALLSPSHNLELVTSRVPVYLLNGESRDVSTPLSSSQFSSASGSEP
- the LOC121502201 gene encoding serine/arginine repetitive matrix protein 1 isoform X2, with translation MESKNRPILGGSIVLERQERFSIQTSERIYLQGRRVYRNPSVIAARTTSSSDEIEKIHRTRERVESLNHQINHEIDRLKEVNNSFKKRKEERRMTWAERFKANRPIVRQQGGGGRCACPDGFPKPASQEVKRIDVTPIKPPPKGVSLKEFPKEIKSKELYQRKLPPKELPPRKLPPKELPPKELPPRQLPLKELPPKKPQPRQLPAKELIGRKPMPRVFVSKGLPLKELNPRKPPIKVILPKDLPPKRIAPKGLPPKELTPQKPLPKRIPLKDLPSKEPPLKPGKPPANSSIQKELKPGKPPPKDLKTENPKPKEEPRQSELRCKELTARLSGGCCNCCCHYPTSYGAPDCCYNIAFNRGIEHGIPYCTARRRVTDLNTQEICGNRCVSVSPDRRTVGQQRSSKLTVSPSSFLESPREKRKSPIRSGKILTNENNRQKNKMRNQEKLPKVESQEKKSRDQGSLRIVESRENIKQGKVPSPEIPWKNEFQYPENLKQETEVVPPKSQSRKEDERMYQEYLRLYYQENSKEDLREGVKPIPTYTKLRKENVKPTDRRECPENQINSWEGQRVSVCRDSQKVKTPILDQCNHERRGYHDPGCSIEMFPAPFTYESCFDEWGSTPLDSNTTDPVSDSPSPSPSPTPTPTPTPTPSPTPTPAPTPPPTNCKETRFHYPSGSGATGADIQYTNCPDKDRKGLRQERIKERVVAPKVSKNQGLRQERSKITKEIVEDSKHQGLRQERAKSTKETVVAKNIYQDPSSLPRDLETDSVSYASLPVKHQIVSPPTRQANTTTETQRRPERSSLTYPTRSSQNSNQVFNGRHSNLSSKAESSRKPQSPSTDSHRQSNPHPFSHVEGLSRNQESPTVDTHRQSKPSSFSLVEGLSRNQASPTTHSHRRSNPSPISFGGESPTSVSTETIANNSHYQTKDLQVSNEDQKFDMNLLESRLKKELKNSTENKELKDASSMLSGGTSTQESFRKPLSKGFKNSQDFEINDEENTEKTFHRKREVSSFRQFLSEARNQDQDDENEFSKFLKRKNEYSEVQNQDQEDANEYSSFLNRKTHYSQAQNQDEEEEEDTKFLNRKKDYSNRSDDIQSGCECDGYETARSMASSKHHHLLSAMSSSRNKSYATVCDKRTRTVTFKDEDGVLNKRSHVEEQCRNHIDWEQALKYRQPDSILSNDNYTPRSSSSAEHTCLESSWEEEEEDAYDSCLETLSPRDEEKPSFNACPCMYETYRQLAALCQSKSPYYR
- the LOC121502201 gene encoding serine/arginine repetitive matrix protein 1 isoform X1, with amino-acid sequence MESKNRPILGGSIVLERQERFSIQTSERIYLQGRRVYRNPSVIAARTTSSSDEIEKIHRTRERVESLNHQINHEIDRLKEVNNSFKKRKEERRMTWAERFKANRPIVRQQGGGGRCACPGKVCRAHCRTVEIRPSSKDGFPKPASQEVKRIDVTPIKPPPKGVSLKEFPKEIKSKELYQRKLPPKELPPRKLPPKELPPKELPPRQLPLKELPPKKPQPRQLPAKELIGRKPMPRVFVSKGLPLKELNPRKPPIKVILPKDLPPKRIAPKGLPPKELTPQKPLPKRIPLKDLPSKEPPLKPGKPPANSSIQKELKPGKPPPKDLKTENPKPKEEPRQSELRCKELTARLSGGCCNCCCHYPTSYGAPDCCYNIAFNRGIEHGIPYCTARRRVTDLNTQEICGNRCVSVSPDRRTVGQQRSSKLTVSPSSFLESPREKRKSPIRSGKILTNENNRQKNKMRNQEKLPKVESQEKKSRDQGSLRIVESRENIKQGKVPSPEIPWKNEFQYPENLKQETEVVPPKSQSRKEDERMYQEYLRLYYQENSKEDLREGVKPIPTYTKLRKENVKPTDRRECPENQINSWEGQRVSVCRDSQKVKTPILDQCNHERRGYHDPGCSIEMFPAPFTYESCFDEWGSTPLDSNTTDPVSDSPSPSPSPTPTPTPTPTPSPTPTPAPTPPPTNCKETRFHYPSGSGATGADIQYTNCPDKDRKGLRQERIKERVVAPKVSKNQGLRQERSKITKEIVEDSKHQGLRQERAKSTKETVVAKNIYQDPSSLPRDLETDSVSYASLPVKHQIVSPPTRQANTTTETQRRPERSSLTYPTRSSQNSNQVFNGRHSNLSSKAESSRKPQSPSTDSHRQSNPHPFSHVEGLSRNQESPTVDTHRQSKPSSFSLVEGLSRNQASPTTHSHRRSNPSPISFGGESPTSVSTETIANNSHYQTKDLQVSNEDQKFDMNLLESRLKKELKNSTENKELKDASSMLSGGTSTQESFRKPLSKGFKNSQDFEINDEENTEKTFHRKREVSSFRQFLSEARNQDQDDENEFSKFLKRKNEYSEVQNQDQEDANEYSSFLNRKTHYSQAQNQDEEEEEDTKFLNRKKDYSNRSDDIQSGCECDGYETARSMASSKHHHLLSAMSSSRNKSYATVCDKRTRTVTFKDEDGVLNKRSHVEEQCRNHIDWEQALKYRQPDSILSNDNYTPRSSSSAEHTCLESSWEEEEEDAYDSCLETLSPRDEEKPSFNACPCMYETYRQLAALCQSKSPYYR